A window of Lonchura striata isolate bLonStr1 chromosome 2, bLonStr1.mat, whole genome shotgun sequence genomic DNA:
TAAGGCTGAGACAAAACTACCGACAGACAGACAGACCGAGGAGGATGGATAAAGCATTTAATCAGGATTAAAACAAGTACCATATTGCCTGATGTCCACGCAGATCTGGTCCCCTGGAACTGTCACATTGGTCTGAAAAGATTTGATGACTTCACAAGTTGACCAGATGTTATAGAACATAAAGACAGGCACAGCAGAGAAGCCGAAGACCCCGAGCCAGGCCACTCCAAGCACATAGGTGAGGAAAACAAACTGGgcagagaaaacacaaacactTTGTGTTTATTCCTTGAAAACACTACTTAAATTTTCTTAAAAGTGCTTCAAAATAACCTTAAGCATACTTTCAGAATTCAAGTAAGAGAGCATCTGATTTTCAAGcacaaaaaaatcagtattcTCATTGCTTACAAATACTTTGGTAGTTAAGTGCTACAGAGAAAGTAATTCAGACATTTCCTTTTTCATCAACCTGCTTGAGTAAACAGATTGCCCTCATGAAAGAGCAGCCCGTTGATTTCTCAAGATTCTCAGCTAAGCAGGGATGTAAGGTAAAACAAATTCCAACAAAAATCAacttaaggttttttttttttttaattaactataACATACTAGAATTTCTATACAACTATGCAGTGAATCAATGCTCACAGAGCTCCCCCACCCTCCCTGATGTATTGAAATAAATTTGGAATTCAACACTTGAAAATACCTATTTTTGCAAACATACCATGACTGTTAACAGCAGATCAGAAGGATTCAATTGGTCTAATACACACTGCcaagcagaaaattaattacttcaCCTTAGAAAATCATGGATTTATCCACTAAAATTTGCTGGTTTGGGtttgctctttaaaaaaatcactataTCACATGCATTTTCTTTGGTTAAATTAAAAGACGTGGCACTGATTGCTTTGAAAATTTCCAGCTTCCTCCTCCCACTAAGccccttcctttttctctcctcttcaaAGTGTTATGGTGAAACAGTAACTCTGGCATCAGCTCCTAGCTCCCTCCTCCTGGTGAGACCAGGATTTGGGCTCCCCTTGGAAAGTGGGGGAATGCTGTTACATCTCCTGGGCTCTCTTTTCACCGTTAACTGTGGCTGTTCTCTCTGTAGGACTGGAAAGGTTTCACTTTCAGTAAAGCACTGGTGCCCTACTATCTTAAAATTTGTGTGccagaggacagcagcaaggATGGGAAAGGCTCTTCGGGAGGAGGATTCTCAGCCTGACCCAGAACAAAGGGCCTGAGCTAATGCTGCAGTTGTGGAAGTTTGCATCCCCACAGGTTTTTTCCAGAACAACCCTGCAAGTATTTGAGCAACAGCTGAACAACTGGCTAGGTTTCAGTCAAGGGAGGTGGTGTGTGGGGAGGTGGAAGTTCTTGCAAAACTATGGCCCATAAAACCCCAGATAGACTTTAATTTATAGACAACTCCACTGGAATACCCTATTTTATATTAGATAGAGCCATACACCAGACCTGTGTGTTTTGTGTGCGTATTGAAAATCCTCTCtttggattttgggaaggacCAAGTGGTCCAGGTTAAAGGATTTCTGTAGCTACACTACCAATAAAACACGAGTTTGCATATGTGTATGTGGAAGTGTGCATGAGAGGAAGTGCACGAAGCCTTTAAATCCTAAAatagtcagaaaaaaatacattcactCTCACAGTTAATGTGATACCTGTGGGAAATGGCTGTTCTGCATTACCAGAGCCAACACAAATAATTTAGGGAAGATGGAAGTCTGTTTTCTGTAACAACTTCTTGTAAGATGGGACTGCCTTTCAGGACTTTGCTCAGTAATGTAATGAAAGAAGTAGTACAGGAGCTCTTGATCTAAGTGGCAAAAGGTCACTGTATGTCCAGAAGCCTGTTGCCTGTACCCAGCTGCAGTCACTAGTTTGTTAAACATTTTATCTCCTCACAAACCTTGTTCTAGCCCTAAGGTTTTACACAGCAGCATGCAGGCACTTCTCCTGTCACCACCAAACATGAATGCAGCTTACCAGAGCTCCAAGCCATTCCTCAGCTGGTAAATTCTCTCCTTCATTGTGTGGACaaacatgaaaaacatttttctgcccTATTTCCATGTGTCACACTGGTATTTGTATAAGCAGTTGACAATCATGTGCCTGCAACTACTCAACTGCACAAACAATTGTCTGTACTGATGAGATGCATGGATGTGTATGTTTCTACTTTGTTTTGGATCTTTTGAAAATACTGCTTTAGATCTAAACTTGCTCCTTGGTGAAGGAGCAAATTTATGCTTGATAGAAAAAAACTGAGCAAATAGGTCTTAACTGGAAAATTATTAAATGCCTTATTTTTATTAGCTCTTGAAAAATTCAGTAAGTACCCAACAGTACAGTGGAAAATTGCTAACTCTCATGAAAATAAACATGCATCTCTTTTGTATTTAACCAGCTGAAAGTACATATTTTTTAAGTTCAGGATATAGACTGTATATTAAAATGCAACAATCACATCAAAAGCCTCTTCTCTTTTCACCCACACTTTCCCGTGGGCGATCTGTCATACTGCTTAGCTTCCTCCATAACTACGAGCTTTGAATTCAGATTTTCAGTAATAGCTTTGAAATCTTCTCTCAGAAACATAGTTATGGCTGTTCTTGCAGAGTGTGCCCTTGGGGACAATGTGGGTGAGAatctgaagttttatttttagttaaaCTTTGCTTACAATTTTGTTCTAATACAGAAGTATGCTGAAGAGAATATGGCTGGTAACTTTAGGGCTTTGCGAAAAAGCCGCACTATTCTGTCTGTCTGCCTTTTGCCATCTGCAAATCAATACTTGATTCAAGTGCAAAAATGTTGTGAAGCTTCATTCATTCATTACTGTTTGTTGAAGGATCCAGACACTCAAGCACAATTGACTATGGAAGTCAGAGCCATTACAATTTGATATTTAAATAGCTCTGCAAACCACAGCCATTTTACAGTCTGCCTTTAAGCATCACTCAAGTGTTCCATGTTTAAAATCACGAATTTCATTTTAGTTCACATTAAGTGTTTTAAAATTAGCAGTCTCCTCAATTTAGTTTAGACCAGTGGGTTCAGCTTTATGACAGAGGAAGCCATGGCAGCCCCCACCCAGCCCATCTGCAGCATCTTGATTTAACCAAACACCCTTGGAAGTTCAGAGAAGAACCAAGACATGGATTGACCCTGATCACACATaaggagttaaaaaaagaaggcaGCAACATTCGGttattcaaaacccaggaacaaACCGAGCCAGACAACTTTTAGCCAGCAAAGAGGGATGTTCCCATTTCTGATCCCACTCACCATTCCACTGATGCAGCGGCCACAGGCTGTTGTTTTGAACTCTCCATGCAGCTCCTTCACAGCACTTGTTGTATAAAACCCTTCTGCCAAAAGGATTATGCCatacaagaagaaaaatgatgCAATGCCATAAATTACATACTGCATTAGCTGTATtctaaaatggaaaagaaagaaattatataaTTAGATTTCAGTCCTATAAAAACAAAGTCAATCCTCTCAAATTATAATAAATGAGAGACAACTCCTAGAAACAAAGTTCAACTCTCCCTAGCATTTTAAGCAAGCAGACTGCAGGAAAACAGTGTTACAACTGTGCCCCTTCCCAGGTAAGCAATCCTGATGTGCATTAGTCCTGCACCCACCTGAGCATCCCCTGTTGGTGCTGCAGTCCTTACACTGACTTGTGTTAGTCACCATGTTAAAGCTGCAATTTCACACCTCCACTATGgaggttttcctttttcctcttcctgctcctgaCGCCTAACTTGGGAATGGCTGACAGGGACAATGCAGGGCTTTGAAGtggcacagcctggagctgcaccCCTGACTAAACTACCAGGCTCTGTGGTCATTCCTGTGGCTTAGGGAAAGGAAGCAGTCCTTGAAATTCACAATTTCCACTGATTAAATCCAATTAACTTAAGTTTGCAAAAATTTCTGAATTCAGCAATATTAGTCTGATACAAAACTCAGCAAACATGCTGTGACTTCTCCTAAGGTTAGCTCTAGAGCCTGGAAGTGTAGTTCCAAGTGAGCTGGTAGTTTCAGTGCTTTAAGTCACAGCAGTGTTGAGTGCTTCaaaatgtttggggttttttttaatggaagagCTATTTAGGAAATGCTTCCGTTTTAGGTACTCTGGAACCACTCAGAGGAAGATCATCTCAGGGCACATGGTATAAGCACTTCCCTCAGATGTTATTTGAGAAAGTTCTTGATTTCTTAAAAATCTACCATCTGCAATGACACTCTAACAGTATTTTTCCTTTAGCTAGAATAGATAGatgaaaagaataatttctaAACATTATCAATCAGATTCTGTATCCAAAGCTAATTGTTTTGGAGGACCAGAATTCCAGATCTTCCATACAACACTTCTGGTCTTCAAAAGTCATATTTTGTTACTAGCACAATTTCCCTGGAACTTCTTAAAAGGAATTTGATTGTTGGGATGGTTATTTTCAATGAAGTTATTCACAGAACCAAGAGGTTAATTTCATACATCCACACTACCAGTTTTCTGAGGATAAATATGCTTTGctcaagatatttttttttctgattcttgCCACTCTCCACCAAGCAGCTGCTGGCATAGATCTCCAAAGAGCATCTGAATGTTTTAGTTTAAAGAAAATTGACGACTACCATTTATATAGTTAAATGTTACCCTTGTATCAAAATAGGATATTGctcatttaaaattttatgtgGGAAGTGTTATCTTTGTTTTCCAAACTGATTAAAAGTAACTGGATAAATCTGTTGCATCTATGCTGtaaagaacaacaacaacaaaaaagaaaccaaaaaaaaaaaaaaacaaaaccaccaaaaaactcAGGATTTGAGAGAGTATAGAAAAAATAACTTCACCATCATTAATAGCCCAGGAGAGACCAAATGCATGGTACCAGAAATTAGTAATAGGAAAACTGGTTAAAAAACTGTATTCCAAAGGGTGTGTTACtaagatattttcctttttcatgttGCTGTAGCCTCAAGTTTGCCCCTTTCTAACACGCCTTCTCCCTTCTCACCCCCTTGGCTCCACAGCAGCAAGCCTTGAGCTGCTTTGGTAGGAATtatgcatttccccagctgctggtgctgaCATGACAAGAAACATTGTCAACAACTCTCCAAAACATAAAACTTGCTGCCTCTGACTGCTGCTTTTGCAATTTCTTCTATTTTGCTCAAACGGAGACTGATGCAAGCACAGAGTGTTTTGTTACCCAGTTGCTGAAGAACAGCTGCTTACATTTTCTCACTGAATTTTGTGTCTAACTGCAGGGCCCTGGTGGCTCatgccctggagctggggacacactaccagccacagccagggacTGAGTGTGGGCAGTGCTGGAAGgggggagcagccccagagcaggtGAGGGTACAGAGGGTCCTGTGGACAGGGGAAGCCCTGAAATGGTGCTGTGGGACTGGCACCAGTGCTCAGAGGGCATGCAGCAAACTGGCAGGTCTATGCCTGCAAGCATATACAGGGAGTCAGTGACAacagatattaaaaagaaagtaaGAATTAAGTGTGCTGCACAGGGCCCTGACACCAGAGTCTTCAAGTATCACCTGTCTGGCTTGCTGCCCTTGCACTCCTGTATGTGCCATGCCCACCGTGCCCACCACAGGGGCCCCTCATCACAGGCACACAtggccaggctggctgctggACATGGGACCCGAGGCACCACTCCAGGCCTTCCTCTGACCTCACAGAGAAGCACTGGGAACATAAAAGACCCAAATATTTTGCCTGTGGTTAGTTATATCCAAAGGCTACATTTGCAgatctttccatttttttctctttttttctcaaatacCAGTCCAGATGCTTCTGAAGAGGGATGGTCAGAACCAAGCTTCTTTGTTACTCTTGTCATACCTTCCAACTGTATGTCATCAACAAAAACTAAATcttctcttaaaataaaattgttacCCCTTGTTCTGTTACAACAGGCCCTGCTACAAGTCACTCTTCAGCTCTCTTGTAGGTCCCTTTAGGTGTTGGAAGGCTGCTCTAAAGTCTCCCCAGagctttcccttctccaggctaaacagctCCAACTCTCAGCCTGTATTCACagaagaggtgctccagccctctgatcattttGGTGGCCTCCTTTGGAGTCACTCCAACAGGTTCATGGCCTTCCTGTGTGAGCacacccagagctggatgcagcactccaggaaGGGTCTCACCAGAGTAGGAGGGCAGAAACacctccctcaccctgctggtcacgctgctttggatgcagcccaggatataACTGGCTTCCTGGGCTGGGAATACACATTTCCAGCTCATGTTCAGTTCTTCATCCaacagcacccccaagtccttcttggcagggctgctctcaatcccttCATCTGTCACCATGTATTGGTACATTGCCCTGACCCAtgtgcagcaccttgcacttgcTGCTGGTGAACACTGTGAGGTTCACACAGTCCCACTCCTCAAGGCTTTCTGGGTGGCATCCTTCCTTTCAGGTAAGCAAActgcaccactcagcttgggtgtcatctgcaaagcaGCTGGAGGTGTGCTCAATTCCACTGTCTGTGACCCTGATGAAGATATTAAAGAGTGCTGGTCCCAGTATAAGCAGGCATACCAGGATACACACTTTGGCTTTTTGTACGTGAACACCAGTAAATGACCGAGCGCTGTTACTAAAACAAGCAACCTAATACTCAGGGATGGGGACTGAGGATTGAGTCCATCTCTACTCATTTAGCATGAGGGTGTTATGATGAATTATGGGAACGGGAGGCATACTTACACTTCACTCAGCAAAGCATGGTCACTGGCAGTCGTGGAGAAGTGCTGCTCGAGGATAGACACGGTTCCCGTGAGTGCCACGTGGCCACAGCCACAAAACAACGCTACCCCCGAGAAGCAGAGAATGGTTGCCACGAGTGAAGCATATGGCACTCCTCCTAGGCACTTAATGCAACATTCAAAGCAACCTAAGCAGaagagagaaagcaaaagaaatgtcATGAGCAAAAAGCAGATTATGAGGAAAAGAATATTTGTCCTCCACTTGGTAAAAGCCAGAGGGAATAAAAGGCCCAGGCATTGACATGCTAAGCAAAAAAATCTATAGGCGGTACAAGACAGCAT
This region includes:
- the GPM6B gene encoding neuronal membrane glycoprotein M6-b isoform X5 — translated: MKPAMETAAEENAEQSQEKKVITRPEMEIGRYHWMYRSSRPHRYHHVPALRGNISPLGIQGCFECCIKCLGGVPYASLVATILCFSGVALFCGCGHVALTGTVSILEQHFSTTASDHALLSEVIQLMQYVIYGIASFFFLYGIILLAEGFYTTSAVKELHGEFKTTACGRCISGMFVFLTYVLGVAWLGVFGFSAVPVFMFYNIWSTCEVIKSFQTNVTVPGDQICVDIRQYGIIPWNAVPGKACGPILENICNTNEFYMSYHLFIVACAGAGATVIALIHFLMILSSNWAYLKDASKMQAYQDIKAKEEQELQDIQSRSKEQLNSYT
- the GPM6B gene encoding neuronal membrane glycoprotein M6-b isoform X1 is translated as MKGTALPWSEFVHFRSSSHPKMLKRSSAGCFECCIKCLGGVPYASLVATILCFSGVALFCGCGHVALTGTVSILEQHFSTTASDHALLSEVIQLMQYVIYGIASFFFLYGIILLAEGFYTTSAVKELHGEFKTTACGRCISGMFVFLTYVLGVAWLGVFGFSAVPVFMFYNIWSTCEVIKSFQTNVTVPGDQICVDIRQYGIIPWNAVPGKACGPILENICNTNEFYMSYHLFIVACAGAGATVIALIHFLMILSSNWAYLKDASKMQAYQDIKAKEEQELQDIQSRSKEQLNSYT
- the GPM6B gene encoding neuronal membrane glycoprotein M6-b isoform X4 codes for the protein MKPAMETAAEENAEQSQEKKGCFECCIKCLGGVPYASLVATILCFSGVALFCGCGHVALTGTVSILEQHFSTTASDHALLSEVIQLMQYVIYGIASFFFLYGIILLAEGFYTTSAVKELHGEFKTTACGRCISGMFVFLTYVLGVAWLGVFGFSAVPVFMFYNIWSTCEVIKSFQTNVTVPGDQICVDIRQYGIIPWNAVPGKACGPILENICNTNEFYMSYHLFIVACAGAGATVIALLIYMMATTYNYAVLKFKSREDCCTKF
- the GPM6B gene encoding neuronal membrane glycoprotein M6-b isoform X6, whose protein sequence is MKPAMETAAEENAEQSQEKKVITRPEMEIGRYHWMYRSSRPHRYHHVPALRGNISPLGIQGCFECCIKCLGGVPYASLVATILCFSGVALFCGCGHVALTGTVSILEQHFSTTASDHALLSEVIQLMQYVIYGIASFFFLYGIILLAEGFYTTSAVKELHGEFKTTACGRCISGMFVFLTYVLGVAWLGVFGFSAVPVFMFYNIWSTCEVIKSFQTNVTVPGDQICVDIRQYGIIPWNAVPGKACGPILENICNTNEFYMSYHLFIVACAGAGATVIALLIYMMATTYNYAVLKFKSREDCCTKF
- the GPM6B gene encoding neuronal membrane glycoprotein M6-b isoform X3 — encoded protein: MGCFECCIKCLGGVPYASLVATILCFSGVALFCGCGHVALTGTVSILEQHFSTTASDHALLSEVIQLMQYVIYGIASFFFLYGIILLAEGFYTTSAVKELHGEFKTTACGRCISGMFVFLTYVLGVAWLGVFGFSAVPVFMFYNIWSTCEVIKSFQTNVTVPGDQICVDIRQYGIIPWNAVPGKACGPILENICNTNEFYMSYHLFIVACAGAGATVIALIHFLMILSSNWAYLKDASKMQAYQDIKAKEEQELQDIQSRSKEQLNSYT
- the GPM6B gene encoding neuronal membrane glycoprotein M6-b isoform X2 encodes the protein MKPAMETAAEENAEQSQEKKGCFECCIKCLGGVPYASLVATILCFSGVALFCGCGHVALTGTVSILEQHFSTTASDHALLSEVIQLMQYVIYGIASFFFLYGIILLAEGFYTTSAVKELHGEFKTTACGRCISGMFVFLTYVLGVAWLGVFGFSAVPVFMFYNIWSTCEVIKSFQTNVTVPGDQICVDIRQYGIIPWNAVPGKACGPILENICNTNEFYMSYHLFIVACAGAGATVIALIHFLMILSSNWAYLKDASKMQAYQDIKAKEEQELQDIQSRSKEQLNSYT